A region from the Burkholderiales bacterium genome encodes:
- a CDS encoding tripartite tricarboxylate transporter substrate binding protein, with the protein MLKQTIAAVLAAAVAPAVAQEFPVKPIRMIVPFAPGGPNDVLGRIVAQKLSEQIGQQVVVDNRSGAGGSTGTALAASAPPDGYTLLFSGTSSLAINPSLYAKLPYDASRDFAPVSLAGTAPSLLAVHPSVPARTVKELVAIAKASPGKLNYASGGVGGTPHLAGELFKSLGHVDVVHVPYRGAGPALVALASGQVDMYIGGISSVLTMVRDKRIRPIAVTSAKRTPLMPEMPTFIESGMPGYEVVNWYAVFAPAATPKAVVTKLNAETVKALASPDVKKRFADLGTDAASSTPDALAAYHREDLARWAKVIKAAKIQPE; encoded by the coding sequence GTGCTGAAGCAAACCATCGCGGCGGTGCTCGCCGCCGCCGTCGCGCCCGCGGTCGCGCAGGAGTTTCCCGTCAAGCCGATCCGCATGATCGTGCCGTTCGCGCCGGGCGGACCGAACGACGTGCTCGGCCGCATCGTCGCGCAGAAACTGTCGGAGCAGATCGGCCAGCAGGTCGTCGTCGACAATCGCAGCGGCGCGGGCGGCAGCACCGGCACGGCGCTCGCCGCGTCGGCCCCGCCGGACGGCTATACGCTGCTCTTCTCGGGGACGTCTTCGCTCGCGATCAACCCGAGCCTCTACGCGAAGCTGCCCTATGACGCGTCGCGCGATTTCGCGCCGGTGAGCCTCGCCGGCACGGCGCCCAGCCTGCTTGCGGTGCATCCGTCGGTGCCGGCGCGCACCGTCAAAGAGCTGGTGGCGATCGCGAAAGCGAGCCCGGGCAAGCTGAACTACGCGTCGGGCGGTGTCGGCGGCACGCCGCATCTGGCCGGCGAGCTCTTCAAGAGCCTCGGGCACGTCGACGTCGTGCACGTGCCGTATCGAGGCGCCGGTCCCGCGCTGGTCGCGCTCGCGTCCGGACAGGTCGACATGTACATCGGGGGTATCTCGTCGGTGCTGACGATGGTGCGCGATAAAAGGATCCGGCCGATCGCGGTGACGAGCGCCAAGCGCACGCCGCTCATGCCCGAGATGCCGACGTTCATCGAGTCGGGCATGCCGGGCTACGAGGTGGTGAACTGGTATGCGGTGTTCGCGCCCGCGGCGACGCCGAAAGCGGTCGTGACGAAGCTCAACGCCGAGACCGTGAAAGCGCTCGCGTCACCCGACGTGAAGAAGCGCTTTGCGGATCTCGGCACCGACGCCGCGAGCAGCACGCCCGACGCCCTCGCGGCGTATCACCGCGAGGACCTCGCGCGTTGGGCGAAAGTCATCAAAGCCGCCAAAATCCAACCCGAATGA
- a CDS encoding peptidyl-alpha-hydroxyglycine alpha-amidating lyase family protein — translation MAISYSVVEGWEQLPKGFAHRDVAGVAVDQEDRVYLMCRGDHPVIMYDKEGNFKGSWGEGDFSYRTHGIYVAPNGTIFCTDDGQHTVRQFSPDGKLLMTMGTRNTPSNTGYDGKNLDTITHGGPPFNRPTNVAIGAKGQIYITDGYGNARVHIFSPKGELVRSWGEPGSGPGQFHLPHGIAVDAEGKVYVCDREADRIQIFSPEGEFLSEWTDTQRPTHLCFDSKGNAYVTELAWHEGDHNYREGEKIRKYRQARMSIYDRNGKVLARWGNPDMTEPGSFAAPHGLALDSKNDLYVSEVTWTFAVSRGRAPEDCHTFQKFSLNA, via the coding sequence ATGGCCATCTCGTATTCCGTCGTCGAAGGCTGGGAGCAATTGCCCAAGGGGTTCGCGCATCGCGACGTCGCGGGCGTGGCGGTCGACCAGGAAGACCGCGTCTACCTCATGTGCCGCGGGGACCACCCGGTGATCATGTACGACAAGGAAGGCAACTTCAAAGGCTCGTGGGGCGAAGGCGATTTCTCCTATCGCACCCACGGCATCTACGTGGCGCCCAACGGCACCATCTTCTGCACCGACGACGGCCAGCACACCGTCCGCCAGTTCTCGCCCGACGGCAAGCTCCTCATGACGATGGGCACCAGGAACACGCCGTCGAACACCGGCTACGACGGCAAGAACCTCGACACGATCACGCACGGCGGTCCTCCGTTCAACCGGCCGACCAACGTCGCGATCGGCGCCAAGGGCCAGATCTACATCACCGACGGCTACGGCAACGCGCGCGTGCACATCTTCTCGCCCAAGGGCGAGCTGGTGCGCTCATGGGGCGAGCCCGGCAGCGGTCCGGGCCAGTTCCACCTGCCGCACGGCATCGCCGTCGACGCCGAAGGCAAGGTGTACGTCTGCGACCGCGAAGCCGACCGCATCCAGATCTTCAGCCCCGAAGGCGAGTTCTTGAGCGAGTGGACCGACACGCAGCGCCCGACCCATCTGTGCTTCGATTCGAAGGGCAATGCCTACGTCACCGAGCTTGCATGGCACGAAGGCGACCACAACTATCGGGAAGGCGAGAAGATCAGGAAATATCGCCAGGCGCGCATGAGCATTTACGACAGGAACGGCAAGGTGCTCGCGCGCTGGGGCAATCCCGACATGACCGAGCCCGGCAGCTTCGCCGCGCCGCACGGGCTTGCGCTCGATTCGAAGAACGACCTCTACGTGAGCGAGGTGACGTGGACCTTCGCGGTCAGCCGCGGCCGCGCGCCGGAAGATTGCCACACCTTCCAGAAGTTCTCCCTCAACGCCTAG
- a CDS encoding VOC family protein, which yields MKIKRIEHVGVVVRNLEASRNLWENVLGIKLDAYEHTPGRPHRLALYPVGESMVELLAGIEPDSKFAKMCDDGKAGINHICFEVEDIDEALEELKAKGVPLIDQTPRIGHAGCRIAYLDPKGTEGCLIELAELPKTPAHA from the coding sequence GTGAAGATCAAACGCATCGAGCATGTCGGCGTCGTAGTCCGCAATCTGGAAGCGAGCCGCAATTTGTGGGAGAACGTCCTCGGCATCAAGCTCGATGCCTATGAGCACACGCCGGGGCGGCCGCATCGGTTGGCGCTCTATCCCGTCGGCGAATCGATGGTCGAGCTGCTCGCCGGCATCGAGCCCGACAGCAAGTTCGCGAAGATGTGCGACGACGGCAAGGCGGGCATCAACCACATCTGCTTCGAGGTCGAAGACATCGACGAAGCGCTGGAAGAGCTCAAGGCCAAGGGCGTGCCGCTGATCGACCAGACGCCGCGCATCGGCCACGCCGGCTGTCGTATCGCGTATCTCGATCCCAAGGGCACCGAAGGCTGTCTGATCGAGCTCGCCGAGTTGCCGAAGACGCCGGCACACGCGTGA
- a CDS encoding carboxymuconolactone decarboxylase family protein, whose protein sequence is MTTTDGRIAKLKQKYDPAAIDRGLELRPDDFVEELEWRDRVDQHYARSWLEFTYGGLFTRKGLDERTRLLVSVAQFLAMGEMEEFERQIPGALAAGATPREVLEIILQSTVYIGYVKAGRGAKLCVQVIEKLGRLSELTETQLPLEGRLPERSLEAERKQWPAAKSADETAWRERILEKYGWKGVSTRIRTQNHQSNDTINNYDRIDPHYLQLWFDFIYGEMYPRQIVDDRTRLLMMVGICLALNEPVQLENHIRGAMLLGAAPREVLEVCVQSTAYCGMPTTVQVVRVVERVAKELGRAGELAG, encoded by the coding sequence ATGACTACGACAGACGGGCGCATCGCGAAGCTCAAGCAGAAATACGATCCCGCCGCGATCGACAGAGGCCTCGAGCTCCGGCCCGACGACTTCGTCGAAGAGCTCGAATGGCGCGACCGCGTCGACCAGCACTACGCGCGCTCGTGGCTCGAGTTCACTTACGGGGGCCTCTTCACGCGCAAAGGTCTCGACGAGCGCACGCGGCTCCTCGTGTCGGTCGCGCAGTTCCTCGCGATGGGCGAGATGGAGGAATTCGAGCGCCAGATCCCCGGCGCGCTCGCTGCGGGCGCGACGCCGCGCGAAGTGCTCGAGATCATCCTGCAGTCGACCGTCTACATCGGTTACGTGAAAGCGGGGCGCGGCGCGAAGCTCTGCGTGCAAGTGATCGAAAAGCTCGGACGATTGAGCGAGCTCACCGAGACACAGCTGCCGCTGGAAGGGCGTCTGCCCGAGCGCTCTCTGGAAGCCGAGCGCAAGCAGTGGCCGGCGGCGAAATCGGCGGACGAGACCGCGTGGCGCGAGCGCATCCTGGAGAAGTACGGCTGGAAAGGCGTGAGCACGCGCATCCGCACCCAGAACCACCAGAGCAACGACACCATCAACAACTACGACCGCATCGACCCGCACTACCTCCAGCTCTGGTTCGACTTCATCTACGGCGAGATGTACCCGCGGCAGATCGTCGACGACCGCACGCGGCTGCTGATGATGGTCGGCATCTGCCTCGCGCTCAACGAGCCGGTGCAGCTCGAGAACCACATCCGCGGCGCGATGCTGCTCGGCGCGGCGCCGCGTGAAGTGCTCGAAGTGTGCGTGCAGTCGACCGCGTACTGCGGCATGCCGACGACGGTGCAGGTGGTGCGCGTCGTCGAACGCGTGGCGAAGGAGCTTGGGCGCGCCGGTGAGCTGGCGGGCTGA
- a CDS encoding M81 family metallopeptidase, translating into MTRPPRVAILGIHLESNAFAPTTTEADFRASCYYEGAAMLAEAAKPAPAMPAEIPGFVEAMNATGPWEAVPILITATEPGGAADAAFVERTLARMRALLREAGALDAIYVSNHGAMVSTADSDPDGELYALARVAVGPDKPVVATVDLHANISQRMFDNADVIVSYRTNPHVDRRERGAEAAPLLRRLLAGERFGKTFIRMPIAAPTVTLLTARGAYADMIVEGQRHIAPDLPVVSLLGGFAFADAPECGISILTYGTDDKRKKLALDLAKYAWAQRERFTVKLTALDAAIARAVAAGKSLDRAVMCLADVADNPGGGGRGNTTDVLEALLAARAERALLGNFVDPAAAARCHEAGVGAKLSVVLNEGRADAHAREIPVELEVLALSNGVVPGRRGIYAGRTALMGPTAAVRIGGLTMVVCARRIQCADPAFFEHLGLDVGSFASLTVKSRGHFRAGFDECYPDAKIVEVDAAGLTSPLLERFPWKALPRPVWPLDRETQWTPPSLEAL; encoded by the coding sequence ATGACCAGACCACCCCGCGTCGCCATCCTCGGCATCCACCTCGAAAGCAACGCCTTCGCGCCGACCACGACCGAAGCCGATTTCCGCGCTTCGTGCTACTACGAAGGCGCGGCGATGCTCGCCGAAGCCGCCAAGCCCGCGCCTGCGATGCCCGCCGAGATCCCCGGCTTCGTCGAAGCGATGAACGCGACCGGACCGTGGGAAGCGGTGCCCATCCTCATCACCGCCACCGAGCCCGGCGGCGCCGCCGACGCCGCATTCGTCGAGCGCACCCTCGCGCGCATGCGCGCGCTGCTGCGCGAGGCCGGCGCGCTCGACGCGATCTACGTCAGCAATCACGGCGCGATGGTGTCGACCGCCGACAGCGATCCCGACGGCGAGCTCTACGCGCTCGCCCGCGTAGCGGTCGGACCCGACAAGCCGGTCGTCGCGACGGTCGACCTGCACGCAAACATCTCGCAGCGCATGTTCGACAACGCGGACGTGATCGTCAGCTATCGCACCAATCCGCACGTCGACCGGCGCGAGCGCGGCGCCGAGGCCGCACCGCTGCTGCGGCGTCTGCTCGCCGGCGAGCGCTTCGGCAAGACCTTCATCCGCATGCCGATCGCGGCACCCACCGTGACGCTGCTCACCGCGCGCGGCGCGTACGCCGACATGATCGTCGAAGGCCAGCGGCACATCGCGCCCGACCTGCCCGTCGTGTCGCTGCTCGGCGGCTTCGCTTTCGCGGATGCGCCGGAGTGCGGGATCTCGATCCTCACCTACGGGACGGACGACAAGAGAAAGAAGCTCGCGCTCGACCTCGCGAAGTATGCGTGGGCGCAGCGCGAGCGCTTCACGGTGAAGCTCACGGCGCTCGACGCTGCGATCGCACGCGCCGTAGCGGCGGGCAAAAGCCTGGATCGCGCCGTGATGTGCCTGGCCGACGTCGCGGACAACCCCGGCGGCGGCGGACGCGGCAACACCACCGACGTGCTCGAAGCCCTGCTCGCCGCGCGGGCCGAGCGCGCGCTGCTCGGCAACTTCGTCGACCCGGCGGCTGCGGCGCGCTGTCATGAAGCCGGCGTCGGCGCGAAGCTGAGCGTCGTGCTGAACGAAGGCCGCGCCGACGCGCACGCGCGCGAGATACCGGTCGAGCTGGAAGTGCTCGCGCTATCGAACGGCGTCGTGCCCGGCCGCCGCGGGATTTACGCCGGCCGCACTGCGCTCATGGGGCCGACCGCGGCGGTGCGCATCGGCGGCCTCACGATGGTGGTGTGCGCGCGCCGCATCCAGTGCGCCGACCCCGCATTCTTCGAGCACCTCGGCCTGGACGTCGGCTCCTTCGCGTCGCTCACGGTGAAATCGCGCGGCCACTTCCGCGCCGGCTTCGACGAGTGCTATCCCGACGCGAAGATCGTGGAGGTCGACGCGGCCGGGCTCACGTCGCCGCTGCTCGAGCGCTTCCCCTGGAAAGCCCTGCCGCGCCCGGTGTGGCCGCTCGACCGCGAAACGCAATGGACTCCGCCTTCGCTCGAAGCGCTGTAA
- a CDS encoding winged helix-turn-helix domain-containing protein, whose translation MPDDAQQAPHALLTIGDWTVEPPLNQLSSDERVVKIEPKAMALLCHLAERPGEVVSREALLSAVWPGVVVSDDALTQVVIKLRKALGDDAEAPAYIQTIPKRGYRLVAKVARPAASTPPAPARKSPWPAVAAVASIAAAGAIGWIALRPDDTERIGRAVTSGEAARAAQPTVGIRAFEAVGGDAEAAVLARGITADLATDLSKISGISVVAESAAGMAARYVVTGSVQRAGERLRLNVHLTDAASGKQLWSERYDRTLSDLFAVQEELGRAVVQLLPAKVSEAELARVARPHTRNLEAYRYFQRGQLAAIARQRTENETARELFRRAIELDPRFARAYAALAMTYAIEHRNQWSADSAAALQRAYELATTARQIDSDVPETYLALALVNLQRRRHREALEQAETAVRLYPSYSDAYALMGGILTYMDQPREAPSLLRIAMRLNPDGSYLHSLILGRAHYGLDNAEQAKLNLGYALQRNPADVEARVYMAASQLAGGDNAAAAWEADEIRTLAPGFSARTWLSTHPLVEGKTRQKLAKALSALGLD comes from the coding sequence ATGCCGGACGACGCTCAACAAGCTCCGCACGCGCTCCTGACGATCGGCGACTGGACCGTCGAGCCGCCGCTCAACCAGCTTTCGTCGGACGAGCGCGTGGTGAAGATCGAGCCCAAGGCGATGGCGCTGCTGTGCCATCTCGCCGAGCGCCCGGGCGAGGTCGTCAGCCGCGAGGCCCTGCTCTCCGCGGTCTGGCCGGGCGTCGTCGTCAGCGACGATGCGCTGACCCAGGTCGTCATCAAGCTGCGCAAGGCGCTCGGCGACGATGCCGAAGCGCCGGCGTACATCCAGACGATTCCGAAGCGCGGCTATCGCCTGGTCGCCAAAGTCGCGAGACCGGCGGCAAGCACGCCGCCGGCGCCGGCGCGCAAGTCGCCGTGGCCGGCCGTCGCCGCGGTCGCATCGATCGCGGCGGCCGGTGCGATCGGCTGGATCGCGCTCCGCCCCGACGACACCGAGCGCATCGGCCGCGCCGTGACGAGCGGCGAGGCGGCGCGGGCGGCGCAGCCGACGGTCGGCATCCGCGCGTTCGAAGCGGTCGGCGGCGACGCCGAAGCGGCCGTGCTCGCGCGCGGGATCACCGCCGATCTCGCCACCGACCTCAGCAAGATCAGCGGCATCTCGGTCGTCGCGGAAAGCGCCGCCGGCATGGCGGCGCGTTACGTGGTGACGGGCTCGGTGCAGCGCGCCGGCGAGCGGCTGCGGCTCAACGTGCATCTCACCGACGCCGCCAGCGGCAAACAGCTCTGGTCCGAGCGCTACGACCGCACCCTGAGCGACCTCTTCGCGGTGCAGGAAGAGCTCGGGCGCGCGGTGGTCCAGCTCCTGCCCGCGAAAGTGAGCGAGGCCGAGCTCGCACGGGTCGCGCGGCCGCACACGCGCAACCTCGAGGCCTACCGGTATTTCCAGCGCGGCCAGCTTGCGGCGATCGCGAGGCAGCGCACCGAGAACGAGACCGCGCGCGAGCTTTTCAGGCGCGCGATCGAGCTCGACCCGCGCTTTGCGCGCGCCTACGCCGCGCTCGCGATGACCTACGCGATCGAGCACCGCAACCAGTGGAGCGCGGACAGCGCGGCGGCGCTGCAGCGCGCTTACGAGCTCGCGACCACGGCGCGCCAGATCGACAGCGACGTCCCCGAGACTTACCTCGCGCTCGCCCTCGTCAATCTGCAGCGGCGCAGGCACCGCGAAGCGCTCGAGCAGGCGGAGACCGCGGTGCGCCTGTATCCGTCGTACTCGGACGCGTACGCGCTGATGGGCGGCATCCTCACTTACATGGACCAGCCGCGCGAGGCGCCCAGCCTGCTGCGCATCGCGATGCGGCTCAATCCGGACGGCAGCTATCTGCACTCGCTCATCCTCGGGCGCGCGCACTACGGTCTCGACAACGCCGAGCAGGCGAAGCTCAATCTCGGTTACGCGCTCCAGCGCAATCCCGCGGACGTCGAAGCGCGCGTCTACATGGCGGCCTCGCAGCTCGCCGGCGGCGACAACGCCGCGGCAGCCTGGGAAGCCGACGAGATCCGCACCCTCGCTCCCGGCTTCTCCGCCCGCACGTGGCTGTCGACGCATCCGTTGGTCGAAGGTAAGACGCGGCAGAAGCTCGCAAAGGCGCTAAGTGCATTGGGATTGGATTGA